A section of the Kribbella sp. HUAS MG21 genome encodes:
- the dnaB gene encoding replicative DNA helicase, producing the protein MGFDRTPPQDLAAEQCVLGAMMLSKDAIADVIENLRGTDFYRPAHEVVFDAITDLYARGEPADAITVAAELNKRGEMTRIGGAPYVHTLVASVPLAANASYYAHIVREKAILRRLVEAGTKIVQLGYAGEGEVDDVVDEAQAEIYSVTEKRTAEDYAPLKDIMEGTLDEIEAIDSRGDAMVGVPTGFTDLDELTNGLHPGQMIIVAARPAMGKALALDTPLPTPTGWTTMAEVAVGDQLLDADGLPTTVVAATEVLVDRPCFRLTFSDGSTIVADAEHQWRVEDGGRPVVCTTADLYTAMSASPGLTPPIPGSAPRQITGHGYPAALTGEGERRLEWVDPVASVPVRCVEVDNPDHLYLAGKTMIPTHNSTLGLDFARSCSIKHGLTSCIFSLEMSRNEITMRLLSAEAKVPLHHMRNGKMTDEDWARLARKMGEVSEAPLFIDDSPNLTMMEIRAKARRLKQRHDLKLIIIDYLQLMTSGKKVESRQLEVSEFSRSIKLLAKELELPVVAICQLNRGSEQRSDKRPMASDLRESGSLEQDADVVILLHREDAYERESTRPGEADFIVAKHRNGPTADVVVAFQGHYSRFVDMAHDG; encoded by the coding sequence ATGGGCTTCGATCGCACCCCTCCCCAGGACCTCGCGGCCGAGCAGTGCGTGCTCGGCGCGATGATGCTGAGCAAGGACGCGATCGCCGACGTCATCGAGAACCTGCGCGGCACGGACTTCTACCGCCCGGCGCACGAGGTGGTCTTCGACGCGATCACCGACCTCTACGCGCGGGGCGAGCCGGCCGACGCGATCACGGTCGCCGCCGAGCTGAACAAGCGCGGCGAGATGACCCGGATCGGCGGCGCGCCGTACGTGCACACCCTGGTCGCGTCCGTCCCGCTCGCGGCCAACGCCAGCTACTACGCGCACATCGTCCGGGAGAAGGCGATCCTGCGCCGGCTGGTCGAGGCGGGCACGAAGATCGTCCAGCTCGGGTACGCCGGTGAGGGCGAGGTCGACGACGTCGTCGACGAGGCGCAGGCGGAGATCTACTCGGTCACCGAGAAGCGCACCGCCGAGGACTACGCCCCGCTGAAGGACATCATGGAGGGCACCCTCGACGAGATCGAGGCGATCGACTCCCGCGGTGACGCGATGGTCGGCGTGCCGACCGGGTTCACCGACCTGGACGAGCTGACCAACGGGCTGCACCCGGGCCAGATGATCATCGTCGCCGCCCGGCCCGCGATGGGGAAGGCGCTCGCCCTCGACACCCCGCTGCCGACGCCGACCGGCTGGACCACGATGGCCGAGGTCGCGGTCGGCGACCAGCTGCTCGACGCCGACGGGCTGCCGACCACGGTGGTCGCGGCGACCGAGGTGCTGGTGGACCGGCCGTGTTTCCGGCTGACGTTCTCCGACGGCAGCACGATCGTCGCCGACGCCGAGCACCAGTGGCGGGTCGAGGACGGCGGCCGCCCGGTGGTCTGCACGACCGCCGACCTGTACACGGCGATGTCGGCGAGTCCCGGGCTGACACCGCCGATCCCCGGGTCGGCGCCGCGTCAGATCACCGGGCACGGCTACCCGGCGGCGCTGACCGGCGAGGGCGAGCGACGGCTCGAGTGGGTCGACCCGGTGGCCAGCGTGCCGGTGCGCTGCGTCGAGGTCGACAACCCCGACCACCTGTACCTGGCCGGCAAGACGATGATCCCGACCCACAACTCCACGCTCGGCCTGGACTTCGCCCGGTCCTGCTCGATCAAGCACGGCCTGACCTCATGCATCTTCTCGCTGGAGATGAGCCGCAACGAGATCACCATGCGACTGCTCTCCGCCGAGGCGAAGGTGCCGCTGCACCACATGCGCAACGGCAAGATGACCGACGAGGACTGGGCCCGGCTGGCCCGCAAGATGGGCGAGGTCTCCGAGGCCCCGCTGTTCATCGACGACTCGCCGAACCTGACGATGATGGAGATCCGCGCCAAGGCCCGCCGCCTCAAACAGCGCCACGACCTCAAACTGATCATCATCGACTACCTCCAGCTGATGACGTCGGGCAAGAAGGTCGAGTCCCGCCAGCTCGAGGTCTCCGAGTTCTCCCGCTCGATCAAACTCCTCGCCAAGGAACTCGAACTCCCCGTCGTAGCCATCTGCCAGCTCAACCGAGGCTCCGAACAACGCTCCGACAAACGCCCCATGGCCTCCGACCTCCGCGAATCGGGATCACTAGAACAGGACGCCGACGTTGTAATCCTGTTGCACCGTGAGGATGCGTATGAGCGCGAGTCGACCCGGCCCGGTGAGGCGGACTTCATTGTCGCCAAGCACCGGAACGGGCCTACTGCGGATGTGGTCGTGGCGTTCCAGGGGCATTACTCGCGGTTCGTGGACATGGCGCACGACGGGTGA
- a CDS encoding DoxX family protein has protein sequence MNTVLWIVSGLLAAMFLLSGAMKLPATKASLATNPRMGWAAPFPIELIKLIGIAEIAGAAGLILPRLFDTATWLTPTAAVGLAVVMAGAIITHTRRSEFTNAAINAVLLALAVFVAIQRF, from the coding sequence ATGAACACCGTCCTGTGGATCGTCTCCGGACTGCTGGCCGCGATGTTCCTGCTGTCCGGCGCGATGAAGCTCCCCGCGACGAAGGCGTCCCTGGCCACCAACCCCCGGATGGGTTGGGCGGCCCCGTTCCCGATCGAACTGATCAAGCTCATCGGCATCGCCGAGATCGCCGGCGCCGCGGGCCTGATCCTCCCCCGCCTCTTCGACACCGCCACCTGGCTGACCCCCACCGCCGCCGTAGGCCTGGCGGTCGTCATGGCAGGCGCCATCATCACCCACACCCGCCGCTCCGAATTCACCAACGCCGCAATCAACGCAGTACTCCTGGCGCTAGCCGTCTTCGTAGCAATCCAGCGCTTCTGA
- a CDS encoding NAD(P)H-dependent oxidoreductase, with product MSDLKIAVILGSTRPGRNGKAVADWVLDQAAGRDAGYELIDLLDYPLPHLDEAMPPSMGQYAGAHTKAWAETIAAYDGFVFVTPEYNHSTSGVLKNAIDYLYAEWNNKAAGFVSYGSLGGARAIEHLRAISAELQLADVRQQLSFSLFTDFENFTEFRPGPQYAAQATVLFDQLETWASALKPVRTGLRVAA from the coding sequence ATGAGCGACCTGAAGATCGCGGTCATCCTCGGCAGCACCCGGCCGGGACGCAACGGCAAGGCAGTGGCGGACTGGGTGCTGGACCAGGCCGCGGGCCGGGATGCCGGCTACGAGCTGATCGACCTGCTCGACTACCCGCTGCCGCACCTGGACGAGGCCATGCCGCCGTCGATGGGGCAGTACGCCGGCGCGCACACGAAGGCCTGGGCCGAGACGATCGCGGCGTACGACGGGTTCGTGTTCGTCACCCCGGAGTACAACCACTCGACGTCCGGCGTGCTGAAGAACGCGATCGACTACTTGTACGCCGAGTGGAACAACAAGGCGGCTGGCTTCGTGTCGTACGGTTCGCTCGGCGGCGCGCGGGCGATCGAGCACCTGCGGGCGATCAGCGCGGAGTTGCAGTTGGCCGACGTACGTCAGCAGTTGTCGTTCTCGCTGTTCACCGACTTCGAGAACTTCACCGAGTTCCGTCCCGGTCCGCAGTACGCCGCCCAGGCGACGGTCCTGTTCGACCAGCTCGAGACGTGGGCGAGCGCGCTCAAGCCCGTCCGCACCGGCCTGCGGGTCGCGGCATGA
- a CDS encoding MarR family transcriptional regulator, which yields MGTEAEPRWLRSGELETWQTLHLVMTVLPGVLGEQLQRDSGLSFLEYYVLAGLSDQPDHTMRMSRLAVLANSELSRLSHLVRRLENRGLVRREPDPDDGRFTNAILTDDGYAELVKAAPGHVELVRKLVFDPLTETEQRALKNALTKLLPGLLGDC from the coding sequence ATGGGTACCGAAGCCGAGCCGCGCTGGCTGAGGTCCGGCGAACTCGAGACGTGGCAGACCCTGCACCTGGTGATGACCGTGCTCCCCGGTGTACTCGGCGAGCAGTTGCAGCGCGACTCCGGCCTGAGCTTCCTGGAGTACTACGTCCTCGCCGGCCTCTCGGACCAGCCGGACCACACGATGCGGATGAGCCGCCTCGCGGTCCTGGCGAACTCGGAGCTGTCCCGGCTGTCGCATCTCGTCCGCCGCCTCGAGAACCGCGGTCTCGTCCGACGGGAGCCCGATCCGGACGACGGCCGGTTCACCAACGCGATCCTCACCGACGACGGCTACGCGGAGCTGGTGAAGGCCGCGCCGGGTCATGTCGAACTGGTGCGCAAACTCGTCTTCGACCCGCTGACCGAGACCGAGCAGCGCGCGCTGAAGAACGCGCTGACGAAGCTGTTGCCGGGACTGCTCGGCGACTGTTAG